A part of Candidatus Delongbacteria bacterium genomic DNA contains:
- a CDS encoding cysteine hydrolase, protein MKTALLVIDVQQALCTGEYSVHDAEVLTSRINTLTVRARAAGVPVFWIQHEEDHELLRWGSPGWQLDSRLQPLPGDARVRKTTPDSFHGTDLKKGLDAAGIQRLIICGLQSEYCVDSTVRAALAHGYPVVLVSDAHTTMDNGVLSAGQIVAHHNATLAGLDSFGPRVSLVCSEDLRISD, encoded by the coding sequence ATGAAAACCGCACTCCTTGTGATCGATGTCCAGCAAGCACTCTGCACGGGAGAGTATTCCGTGCATGACGCCGAAGTGCTGACATCGCGCATCAACACTCTGACGGTCAGGGCACGCGCCGCTGGTGTGCCCGTGTTCTGGATCCAGCACGAAGAGGATCACGAGCTGCTGCGCTGGGGCAGTCCGGGTTGGCAGCTGGACAGCCGCCTGCAGCCATTGCCCGGGGACGCGCGCGTGCGCAAGACCACCCCCGATTCGTTCCACGGGACCGACCTCAAGAAGGGTCTGGACGCGGCTGGCATCCAGCGGCTGATCATCTGCGGCCTGCAAAGTGAATACTGTGTGGATTCCACCGTGCGCGCGGCACTGGCCCATGGCTACCCGGTGGTGCTGGTCTCCGACGCCCACACCACCATGGACAACGGCGTGCTCAGCGCGGGTCAGATCGTGGCTCACCACAACGCCACCCTGGCCGGCCTGGACAGTTTCGGCCCCCGTGTGAGCCTGGTGTGCAGCGAGGACCTGAGGATCAGCGACTGA
- a CDS encoding NAD-dependent epimerase/dehydratase family protein, which yields MASTTGLCGERILILGGTGFIGSAVVQALLARACTLTILTRGARDGDLPAEVERLHGDRDAGPAGIAALGTRTWDVCVDLSGYTAIQVRASSRALAGRVERYLFISSAAAYGPLSSGPVDESTPLTPEAPETETDLAGGNYGRLKATCERIVRETFGARATILRPQVVAGPADPWSRLGHWVQRALLPGPMLAPGAGQDWLQLIDVEDVARFVGTVLEHNLPGAFNLAGERVRWTEFMSMLGVPDPVWVPWGMLDEAGLNFQLLPLYRADGQPYSGLMDVSNAKARSLGLRITPLADTIARVRASIQQGARIQLALDPEREAELIRRARSA from the coding sequence ATGGCGAGCACCACAGGCCTCTGCGGCGAACGGATCCTGATCCTGGGCGGCACCGGGTTCATCGGGTCGGCCGTGGTGCAAGCGCTGCTGGCCAGGGCTTGCACGCTCACCATCCTGACTCGAGGCGCACGGGACGGCGACCTGCCCGCCGAAGTCGAACGCCTGCACGGCGATCGCGATGCGGGGCCAGCCGGCATCGCGGCCCTCGGCACACGCACCTGGGATGTCTGCGTGGATCTGTCGGGCTACACCGCGATCCAGGTGCGAGCGTCCTCCCGGGCCCTGGCCGGGAGGGTCGAGCGCTACCTGTTCATCAGTTCGGCGGCGGCCTATGGCCCCCTGTCCAGCGGACCGGTGGACGAGAGCACACCCCTGACCCCCGAGGCCCCGGAAACCGAGACCGATCTGGCCGGTGGCAACTATGGGCGTCTCAAGGCCACCTGCGAGCGCATCGTGCGTGAGACATTCGGCGCGCGGGCCACGATCCTGCGTCCCCAGGTGGTCGCGGGGCCCGCGGACCCTTGGTCCAGACTGGGTCACTGGGTGCAGCGCGCTCTGCTGCCCGGCCCGATGCTCGCGCCCGGTGCCGGGCAGGACTGGCTGCAGTTGATCGATGTGGAGGATGTGGCCCGGTTCGTCGGCACGGTTCTGGAACACAACCTACCGGGTGCCTTCAACCTGGCGGGCGAACGCGTGCGCTGGACGGAATTCATGTCCATGCTGGGCGTGCCGGATCCGGTCTGGGTGCCATGGGGCATGCTCGATGAAGCGGGCCTGAACTTTCAGCTGCTGCCACTGTACAGAGCCGATGGCCAGCCATACAGCGGCCTGATGGATGTCTCCAACGCCAAAGCACGGAGCCTGGGGCTGCGGATCACACCGCTGGCAGATACCATCGCACGTGTGCGTGCCTCCATCCAGCAAGGTGCCCGGATCCAGCTGGCCCTCGACCCGGAGCGCGAGGCGGAGTTGATCCGGCGCGCCAGGTCGGCATGA
- a CDS encoding multicopper oxidase domain-containing protein, whose product MDICSLPVQPACAFLRQRILGVIALATLAGWTGPAGATILLPPTLEGPTYQLTLQTGSWQFRPGTDSATMGVNGPVLGPTLIMEQGEDVSLFLENQLGTTTTIHWHGMHVSPENDGGPHTVIVPGATWNPQFTVLDKAGTYWYHPHLHENTNLHASRGIAGFVIVRDAEEAALDLPRTYGVDDFPLAIQTKTVDETGQIIVPSNADSVLMVNATVNAELAVPGQVVRLRLLNGSSMRTFNLGLEDNSNFQMIASDGGLLGSPLALTRLQLSPGERAEILVNFANYTGSLALMSYASELPNGVYGALQPGMMPQQVLTGYNPNPMNGTDFQVMRFNIGAQSENPVLTIPGELVPQTPLPESQADTLRQFLLTPMTPGPNALNGHFLINGSEFDMGMINETIMLGATEIWSITNQSPIAHPFHIHDVQFYVLDLNGAPPLPALSGRKDVILVPPMQTVRFITQFLDHASSTVPYMYHCHMLIHEDAGMMGQFLVIDPSASLAPQAGLPGSLILQPAFPNPFNPDTVLGVVVSHAQHASLGIFNLLGQEVARLHEGLMGTGEHSFRLDGSTLASGVYIVRLQGDSELLQQKVLLCK is encoded by the coding sequence GTGGATATCTGTTCCTTGCCTGTTCAACCTGCCTGCGCGTTCCTGCGCCAACGAATTCTTGGCGTGATCGCCCTGGCGACCCTGGCGGGCTGGACAGGTCCTGCCGGGGCCACCATCCTGCTGCCGCCGACCCTTGAAGGCCCAACCTATCAGCTGACCCTGCAGACCGGCAGCTGGCAGTTCCGTCCGGGCACCGATTCGGCCACCATGGGGGTGAACGGGCCAGTCCTGGGACCGACTCTGATCATGGAACAGGGCGAGGACGTGAGCCTGTTCCTTGAGAATCAACTGGGCACGACCACTACCATCCACTGGCACGGCATGCATGTGTCACCCGAGAATGACGGCGGTCCCCATACCGTGATCGTGCCCGGGGCGACCTGGAACCCGCAGTTCACGGTGCTGGACAAGGCCGGAACCTATTGGTATCACCCGCACCTGCACGAGAACACAAATCTGCACGCCTCGCGGGGCATCGCCGGTTTCGTGATCGTGCGCGACGCCGAAGAGGCCGCGCTGGACCTGCCGCGCACCTACGGCGTTGATGACTTCCCTCTGGCGATCCAGACCAAGACCGTCGATGAGACCGGGCAGATCATCGTGCCTTCGAATGCCGACTCGGTGCTGATGGTGAATGCCACCGTCAACGCGGAACTTGCCGTGCCGGGCCAGGTGGTCCGCCTGCGCCTGCTGAACGGCTCCTCGATGCGCACCTTCAACCTTGGGCTGGAAGACAACAGCAACTTCCAGATGATCGCCTCCGATGGCGGCCTGCTGGGCTCGCCACTGGCATTGACCCGGTTGCAGCTTTCCCCGGGCGAGCGTGCGGAGATTCTGGTGAACTTCGCCAACTACACGGGTTCCCTCGCTCTGATGAGCTATGCCTCGGAACTGCCGAATGGCGTATACGGCGCCCTTCAGCCGGGAATGATGCCCCAGCAGGTACTGACCGGATACAACCCGAATCCGATGAACGGCACCGACTTTCAGGTCATGCGCTTCAACATCGGCGCGCAGAGCGAGAATCCGGTGCTGACCATTCCCGGGGAACTGGTGCCGCAGACTCCCCTGCCAGAAAGCCAGGCCGACACGCTCCGGCAGTTCCTGCTGACTCCCATGACTCCGGGTCCCAACGCGCTCAATGGTCACTTCCTGATCAATGGCAGCGAGTTCGACATGGGCATGATCAACGAGACGATCATGCTGGGGGCCACCGAAATCTGGTCGATCACCAACCAGTCGCCGATCGCCCATCCATTCCATATCCACGATGTCCAGTTCTACGTGTTGGATCTGAACGGTGCGCCTCCCCTGCCCGCACTGAGCGGGCGCAAGGATGTGATTCTGGTGCCGCCCATGCAGACCGTGCGGTTCATCACCCAGTTTCTTGACCATGCCAGCAGCACGGTACCATACATGTATCACTGCCACATGCTGATCCACGAGGACGCCGGCATGATGGGCCAGTTTCTGGTGATCGATCCGAGCGCCTCGCTTGCTCCGCAGGCGGGACTCCCTGGTTCTCTGATCCTGCAGCCAGCCTTCCCCAACCCGTTCAATCCCGACACGGTGCTGGGCGTGGTCGTGAGCCACGCACAACACGCCAGTCTGGGCATCTTCAATCTGCTCGGCCAGGAAGTCGCCAGGCTCCACGAGGGGCTGATGGGCACGGGCGAGCACAGTTTTCGGCTGGACGGCTCCACTCTGGCCTCCGGCGTATACATCGTGCGCCTCCAGGGTGACTCGGAGCTGCTGCAGCAGAAAGTCCTGCTGTGCAAGTGA
- a CDS encoding ASCH domain-containing protein, translating into MIALSIVAPNGTRIARGEKTLEVRSWQPPVLPLHDLLIVENSLFLSEDQPEDPEGRAVALVDVVAVHPWRPDEVQAACSSGWQPGYWAWVLENVRVLEPQATVPAKRKLYEIDPASKVTPGDD; encoded by the coding sequence ATGATCGCCCTTTCCATCGTCGCGCCCAATGGCACACGGATTGCGCGTGGCGAGAAGACGCTGGAAGTGCGTTCGTGGCAACCTCCAGTCTTGCCATTGCACGACCTGCTGATCGTGGAGAACTCACTGTTCCTCTCGGAGGACCAGCCCGAAGACCCGGAGGGACGGGCCGTGGCGCTCGTGGACGTGGTGGCCGTGCATCCCTGGCGCCCGGACGAGGTGCAGGCAGCCTGTTCCAGCGGCTGGCAGCCGGGCTACTGGGCCTGGGTGCTGGAGAATGTGCGAGTGCTGGAGCCCCAGGCAACAGTTCCGGCGAAGCGCAAGTTGTACGAGATTGATCCAGCGAGCAAAGTGACTCCTGGAGATGACTGA
- a CDS encoding helix-hairpin-helix domain-containing protein: MNPTKVIRSRTRRLVDLPNIGPASAADLRLLGIQEPTDLVGRDPWVMYEQLCKMTACRQDPCVLDVFISVTRFMSGHEPRPWWDFTEERKKTLAARRNSPAGSPEHSAHVSKDS; this comes from the coding sequence ATGAACCCCACCAAAGTCATCCGCTCAAGAACCAGACGACTTGTCGACCTGCCCAACATCGGCCCGGCCAGCGCGGCTGATCTGCGTCTGCTGGGCATTCAGGAACCCACCGATCTGGTGGGGCGCGATCCCTGGGTCATGTATGAGCAGTTGTGCAAAATGACCGCCTGCCGCCAGGATCCCTGCGTGCTGGATGTGTTCATCTCGGTCACGCGCTTCATGAGTGGCCATGAGCCGCGTCCCTGGTGGGACTTCACGGAGGAGCGCAAGAAAACGCTGGCTGCGCGGAGGAATTCGCCTGCCGGATCGCCAGAGCATTCCGCACACGTGTCGAAGGATTCGTGA
- a CDS encoding M48 family metallopeptidase, with the protein MTQADRVLTFKARVRQWETALDVKIVRLAVRPMRAKWASCSTKGHLNFSTDLLHLNSKLQDYVIVHELLHLRTPNHGKLWKVFMRAHLGEYEVYEAELKHVMHSQSNP; encoded by the coding sequence ATGACGCAGGCAGACCGCGTACTCACTTTCAAGGCCCGCGTACGCCAGTGGGAAACGGCACTGGATGTGAAAATCGTCCGCCTTGCCGTACGCCCGATGCGCGCCAAGTGGGCTTCGTGTTCGACCAAAGGCCATCTGAATTTCAGCACCGATCTGCTGCACCTGAACTCCAAGCTGCAGGACTATGTCATTGTTCACGAGCTGCTCCATTTGCGCACGCCCAACCACGGCAAGCTCTGGAAGGTCTTCATGCGAGCCCATCTGGGCGAGTACGAGGTGTACGAAGCAGAATTGAAGCACGTTATGCACAGTCAATCGAACCCATGA
- a CDS encoding HsdR family type I site-specific deoxyribonuclease: MLTPGEHKTVQSRILAYAEAIGWTVVSRAAAEQRRGFDPDTPVADRARNRSLYFEALLDSKVREFNPCYAEAAGALPGQFRRLHTDIYGNREFVEHLRNHGKFFDHQEKRERDLNLIDYDEPTNNVYEVTEEWAFHNGRYGTREDVVFLINGIPVLVIECKNASKDEAIALGVDQIRRYHRETPELFVSQQLFTATDAIGFSYGASWNTVRRNIFNWKDTELGKLEAKVRSFCAIPQVLAFLKDYIVFAEKDEELNKYILRQHQTGAVEATVGRALDPGRRRGLVWHTQGSGKTFTIIKAAEKLFRAPEADKPTVLLMIDRNELEDQMLKNLAALGMGNLEHASSIDRLNQLLRDDYRGIIVTMVHKFRDMPADINTRTNIYVLIDEAHRTTGGDLGNFLMAGLPNATYIGFTGTPVDRTVYGKGTFKTFGCEDDRGYLHKYSISDSIEDGTTLPLYYQLAPNELLVPHETLDKEFLSLAEAEGVADIEELNKILERAVTLKNFLKGAQRIQQVAQFVASHYRETVEPLGYKGFLVGVDREACAMYKHALDQFLPPDYSEVVYTDNNNDSALLKEFHLESKRERQIRKSFGKLDQQPKILIVTEKLLTGFDAPVLYAMYLDKPMRDHTLLQAIARVNRPYENEAQEMVKPHGFVLDFVGIFDKLSKALAFDSDEVNAIVKDLKLLKELFKSRMEQSAPAYLALIEQNFNDKDVETLIEHFRDADRRKVFFKEFKELEMLYEIISPDAFLRPFIDSYTSLAAMYHVVRKAFAKTVYVDREFQRKTGSLIQEQVGTYGLADPSGRIRIDEDTIELIKSTRGGEGTKVINLIRSIQKTAEEESDDPFLIAMAERALAVQQSFEERQTSTSEALATLLEAVEANELRKKEQAAKGFDGLTYFVYRTLLDKGVGNAESVSGRIKAAFVDLPNWKKSEATLRELRQKVTFAIAAELDDLQQVADVVEELFSLLDKAGRI, translated from the coding sequence ATGCTCACACCCGGAGAACATAAAACCGTCCAATCCCGGATCCTCGCCTACGCCGAGGCTATCGGCTGGACTGTTGTGTCCCGTGCCGCAGCTGAGCAGCGGCGCGGGTTTGATCCCGACACGCCGGTTGCCGACCGAGCCCGGAACCGTTCGCTCTACTTCGAGGCTCTGCTGGACAGCAAGGTGCGGGAGTTCAACCCGTGTTACGCCGAGGCCGCGGGTGCTCTGCCCGGACAGTTCCGTCGCCTACACACCGACATTTACGGAAACCGTGAATTCGTCGAGCACCTGCGAAACCACGGCAAGTTCTTCGATCACCAGGAGAAGCGCGAGCGCGACCTGAACCTGATCGACTACGACGAGCCAACGAACAATGTCTACGAAGTGACCGAGGAGTGGGCCTTTCACAACGGGCGCTACGGAACGCGGGAAGATGTGGTCTTTCTCATCAATGGCATCCCCGTACTGGTGATCGAGTGCAAGAACGCCAGCAAGGACGAGGCGATTGCCCTGGGGGTGGACCAGATCCGCCGCTACCACCGCGAGACTCCCGAACTGTTCGTGTCGCAACAACTGTTCACCGCCACCGACGCGATCGGCTTCTCATACGGTGCAAGTTGGAATACGGTGCGGCGGAACATCTTCAACTGGAAGGACACGGAGCTCGGCAAGCTGGAGGCCAAGGTTCGCAGCTTCTGTGCCATTCCGCAGGTGCTGGCCTTTCTGAAGGACTACATCGTCTTCGCCGAAAAGGACGAGGAGCTGAACAAATACATCCTGCGCCAGCACCAGACCGGCGCCGTGGAAGCGACTGTCGGTCGGGCCCTCGATCCCGGACGCAGGCGGGGCCTCGTCTGGCACACCCAGGGAAGCGGCAAGACTTTCACCATAATCAAGGCGGCGGAAAAGCTCTTCCGCGCACCGGAAGCCGACAAGCCCACCGTGCTGCTGATGATTGACCGCAACGAGCTGGAAGATCAGATGCTGAAGAATCTGGCCGCGCTCGGCATGGGCAATCTGGAGCACGCCAGCAGCATCGATCGACTCAACCAGCTGCTGAGGGATGACTACCGCGGTATCATCGTGACCATGGTGCACAAATTCCGCGACATGCCTGCGGATATCAACACGCGCACCAATATCTACGTGCTTATTGACGAAGCCCACCGTACCACTGGTGGCGATCTGGGCAACTTCCTGATGGCCGGTCTGCCGAATGCGACCTACATCGGCTTCACGGGAACGCCGGTGGACAGGACCGTTTACGGCAAGGGTACCTTCAAGACCTTCGGCTGCGAAGATGACCGGGGCTACCTGCACAAGTACTCCATCTCGGACAGTATCGAGGACGGCACCACCCTGCCGCTGTACTACCAGCTCGCCCCCAACGAACTGCTCGTTCCGCACGAAACTCTGGACAAGGAGTTTCTCTCCCTCGCCGAAGCCGAAGGCGTGGCCGACATTGAGGAACTGAACAAGATCCTTGAGCGGGCGGTGACCCTGAAAAACTTCCTCAAAGGGGCACAGCGTATCCAGCAGGTGGCACAGTTCGTCGCCAGTCACTACCGGGAAACCGTGGAGCCGCTGGGTTACAAAGGCTTTCTGGTAGGTGTGGACCGCGAAGCCTGTGCGATGTACAAACATGCGCTGGACCAGTTTCTGCCGCCCGATTACTCGGAGGTGGTGTACACGGACAACAACAACGATTCGGCCCTGCTGAAGGAGTTCCATCTTGAGAGCAAGCGTGAACGCCAGATCCGCAAGAGCTTTGGCAAGCTGGACCAGCAGCCGAAGATTCTCATCGTCACCGAGAAACTGCTGACGGGCTTCGATGCACCCGTGCTGTACGCGATGTATCTGGACAAGCCGATGCGTGACCACACTCTGCTGCAGGCCATTGCCCGGGTGAACCGCCCGTACGAGAACGAAGCACAGGAAATGGTGAAGCCACACGGTTTCGTGCTGGATTTCGTGGGCATCTTTGACAAGCTGTCAAAGGCGCTGGCCTTCGACAGCGACGAAGTGAACGCCATCGTCAAGGATCTGAAGCTGCTCAAGGAATTGTTCAAATCCAGGATGGAACAATCGGCACCGGCGTATCTCGCCCTGATTGAACAGAACTTCAATGACAAGGATGTGGAAACTCTGATCGAGCATTTTCGTGATGCCGACCGGCGCAAGGTATTCTTCAAGGAGTTCAAGGAACTCGAGATGCTTTACGAAATCATCTCACCGGATGCCTTCTTGCGGCCGTTCATCGATTCCTATACATCACTGGCAGCGATGTACCACGTGGTGCGCAAGGCTTTTGCAAAGACAGTCTATGTGGACCGGGAGTTCCAACGCAAGACGGGCAGTTTGATCCAGGAACAGGTGGGCACCTATGGACTCGCGGATCCCAGCGGCCGGATCCGGATCGACGAGGATACGATCGAACTCATCAAGTCAACCCGTGGCGGCGAAGGCACGAAAGTCATCAACCTGATCCGCAGCATCCAGAAGACGGCCGAAGAGGAAAGCGACGATCCGTTTCTGATCGCGATGGCGGAACGAGCCCTGGCCGTCCAGCAGAGTTTCGAAGAGCGGCAGACTTCCACAAGTGAAGCCCTGGCCACCTTGCTTGAGGCCGTGGAAGCCAACGAACTCCGCAAGAAGGAGCAGGCAGCCAAAGGCTTTGATGGCCTGACCTATTTCGTTTACAGGACCTTGCTGGACAAAGGGGTCGGCAATGCGGAATCGGTCAGCGGGCGAATCAAGGCCGCCTTCGTGGACCTGCCCAACTGGAAGAAAAGCGAAGCCACCCTGCGAGAGTTACGTCAGAAAGTCACTTTTGCGATAGCCGCCGAACTGGACGACCTGCAGCAGGTGGCCGATGTCGTGGAAGAGCTGTTCTCGCTGTTGGACAAGGCCGGGCGGATTTGA
- a CDS encoding ATP-binding protein, whose product MPANLGGRLRNTPLPLTSGLLPLFEAVVNSIHALEEASVSTEDGRIRVTILRGSKQGSLNLRDSKKRGPDALEDIVGFKIEDNGIGFTDDNMLSFRTLDSEHKIQKGCRGIGRLLWLKAFKNVRVESTYRVGESLFQRTFTFSADGGVSNEENYTAPVSSSISTSVHLDEFNTRYREYARKTPGAIADSIFEHCLWYFIRQGGAPLIELVDEAELISINDVYDAHMHSSAVPETISIKEQSFDLVHVRLRYTSLSAHFIAFCADNRLVAEEKLSGKLPGLHGKLTDANGEFVYSCYVSSAFLDENVRPERTGFEIIDNVDGLFANTEIGLNDIREAVVERAKVQLAEHLEKNLQRSKDKVSTFVATKAPRYRPILSRIPETELNIDPDISDKDLELTLHKQFANFERELISEGHDILSQTHAPLDEQYRTKLESYLAKAADIKKSDLASYVSHRRVIIDLFEKAIEKDVHGNYVREELIHSLIIQMRKDSSELLMDSCNLWLVDERLAFHDYLASDKPLKSIPITASGDGKEPDICVLNVFDQPILVSEGTKLPPASIEIVEIKRPMRNDAKAGQDHDPIEQAIDYLERIRQGGVMTSTGRPIPSLQNNVVPGFCYILADLTPSFEKRCRIHHNLKRTSDGQGYFGYKDNVNAYVEVISFGRLVNMAKERNRAFFDKLGLPAN is encoded by the coding sequence ATGCCGGCAAATTTAGGCGGTCGGCTCAGAAACACCCCCCTACCCTTGACAAGTGGCCTTCTTCCACTGTTTGAGGCGGTAGTGAATTCGATTCATGCACTTGAGGAAGCGAGTGTTTCCACAGAAGACGGTCGAATCCGGGTCACTATTCTTCGGGGATCAAAACAAGGATCCTTGAATCTGAGAGATTCCAAGAAGAGAGGGCCGGATGCACTTGAGGACATTGTCGGATTTAAAATTGAGGATAACGGAATCGGATTCACAGACGACAACATGCTGTCGTTCCGGACACTTGATTCAGAACATAAAATCCAAAAGGGTTGCCGTGGAATAGGACGCTTGCTCTGGCTCAAAGCCTTCAAGAACGTCCGAGTTGAAAGTACCTATCGAGTGGGTGAAAGCCTCTTTCAGCGCACTTTCACCTTTAGCGCCGACGGCGGAGTCTCTAATGAGGAAAACTACACGGCACCCGTAAGTTCTTCGATCAGTACCAGTGTCCACCTTGATGAGTTCAATACGCGCTATCGCGAGTACGCACGTAAAACCCCTGGCGCGATAGCTGATAGCATTTTTGAGCACTGCCTGTGGTATTTCATCAGGCAGGGTGGTGCACCGCTAATCGAACTCGTTGATGAAGCAGAATTGATTTCAATAAATGATGTCTACGATGCTCACATGCATTCTTCGGCCGTTCCGGAAACCATTTCCATCAAGGAACAGTCATTCGACCTCGTTCATGTCCGGCTCAGGTATACCTCCCTCTCGGCGCATTTCATCGCGTTCTGCGCCGACAATCGACTGGTCGCAGAAGAAAAGCTGTCCGGCAAGTTGCCGGGGCTACACGGGAAACTCACAGATGCTAACGGCGAGTTCGTTTATTCCTGTTATGTGAGTTCGGCATTTTTAGATGAAAATGTACGTCCTGAGCGCACAGGATTTGAAATTATCGACAATGTCGATGGGCTATTTGCGAACACAGAGATCGGCCTCAACGACATTCGAGAGGCGGTAGTAGAGCGAGCAAAAGTGCAACTGGCAGAGCATCTCGAGAAAAACTTGCAGCGCTCGAAAGACAAGGTCTCGACGTTTGTTGCAACCAAGGCGCCCCGCTATCGCCCCATCCTCTCTCGAATTCCTGAGACTGAACTAAATATCGATCCCGACATTTCGGACAAGGATCTGGAACTCACTCTTCATAAACAGTTCGCAAATTTCGAGAGGGAACTTATAAGCGAAGGGCACGACATCCTCAGCCAAACTCACGCACCACTGGATGAACAATACAGGACTAAGCTCGAGTCTTACTTGGCAAAAGCCGCGGACATCAAGAAATCAGATCTTGCGAGTTACGTTTCGCACCGGCGGGTGATTATTGACCTCTTCGAAAAGGCTATCGAGAAGGATGTGCACGGGAACTACGTTCGGGAGGAGTTAATTCACAGCCTCATTATTCAAATGCGGAAGGATAGCTCGGAACTCCTGATGGACAGTTGCAATTTATGGCTAGTCGATGAAAGGCTCGCGTTCCATGATTACCTAGCTTCGGATAAACCGCTCAAGTCGATTCCCATTACAGCATCTGGAGATGGTAAGGAACCCGATATCTGCGTCTTGAATGTCTTCGATCAACCGATTTTGGTTTCAGAAGGAACCAAGCTTCCGCCTGCCAGCATCGAGATTGTGGAGATAAAACGACCGATGCGGAATGATGCAAAGGCGGGTCAGGACCATGACCCCATCGAACAGGCGATCGACTATCTTGAAAGAATTCGACAAGGAGGTGTGATGACATCAACTGGGCGGCCCATTCCATCACTCCAAAACAATGTTGTTCCAGGTTTCTGCTACATCCTCGCAGACCTTACACCATCGTTTGAAAAGCGCTGTCGAATTCATCACAACCTCAAGCGCACTTCTGATGGACAGGGTTATTTTGGCTATAAGGACAACGTAAACGCCTATGTGGAAGTGATCTCCTTTGGCCGCCTTGTAAATATGGCGAAAGAACGGAATCGCGCGTTCTTTGACAAACTCGGACTACCCGCAAATTGA
- a CDS encoding restriction endonuclease subunit S — MSDSNLLLDPLPPGWENHKFGDICNRVKDSYKPIEGGDTPYVGLEHLAQGFPVFVGRGKESDVKSAKTAFKVDDILFGKLRPYLRKGARANFDGVCSTDILAFRATPSCESEYLKFVIHSNEFIDHAKSTTSGVQHPRTSWPSLKEFRLSLPPLAEQKKMAHILSTVQKAIEAQERIIQTTTELKKALMHKLFTEGLRNEPQKQTEIGPVPESWEVKRFDSFAVLQRGFDITKKDQRPGEYPVVSSGGVSSYHDEPKVKGPGVVIGRKGTLGTVHYIPTDYWPHDTTLWVKDFKGNDPRFVGYLLKTMRLKRFDTGAANPTLNRNIVHGEKIVVPPKGQQVEIGEALETVESKITFHESRKHSFQDLFLTLLHELMTAKSRVHRLEISL; from the coding sequence ATGAGCGATTCCAACTTGCTTCTTGATCCACTGCCTCCTGGATGGGAAAACCACAAGTTTGGTGACATATGCAATCGTGTGAAGGATTCATACAAACCAATCGAAGGCGGCGACACACCATATGTAGGCCTTGAGCACCTGGCCCAAGGATTTCCCGTGTTTGTTGGCCGAGGAAAAGAAAGCGACGTGAAGTCCGCCAAGACGGCCTTCAAAGTAGACGACATTCTCTTTGGAAAGCTTCGTCCGTATCTCCGCAAAGGCGCACGGGCCAATTTTGATGGTGTATGCTCAACGGACATTCTCGCATTTCGTGCTACGCCTTCCTGTGAGTCAGAGTACTTGAAGTTTGTCATCCACAGCAATGAATTCATCGACCACGCAAAATCAACGACGAGCGGGGTTCAGCATCCCAGGACATCGTGGCCTTCGCTGAAGGAATTCCGCCTTTCACTCCCCCCACTAGCCGAACAGAAGAAGATGGCGCACATCCTGTCGACGGTGCAGAAGGCGATCGAAGCGCAGGAGCGGATCATTCAGACAACCACAGAGCTGAAGAAGGCTCTCATGCACAAGCTCTTCACCGAAGGCCTTCGCAACGAACCCCAAAAACAAACCGAAATCGGCCCCGTCCCCGAAAGCTGGGAGGTCAAACGCTTCGATTCATTCGCTGTTCTTCAAAGAGGATTCGACATCACGAAAAAGGACCAAAGACCCGGAGAGTATCCGGTCGTCTCATCTGGAGGCGTTAGCAGCTATCACGATGAACCGAAAGTAAAGGGCCCGGGGGTCGTTATCGGGCGTAAGGGCACCCTCGGAACGGTCCACTATATTCCAACCGACTATTGGCCTCATGACACGACTCTTTGGGTGAAAGATTTCAAAGGGAACGATCCCCGATTTGTCGGTTACTTGCTTAAGACTATGCGACTGAAGCGATTCGACACGGGAGCCGCAAACCCAACATTGAATCGGAATATTGTCCACGGCGAGAAGATCGTTGTCCCCCCAAAGGGCCAACAGGTGGAGATCGGCGAAGCGCTGGAAACGGTCGAATCAAAGATCACCTTTCACGAGAGTCGCAAACACTCGTTCCAAGACCTCTTCCTCACCCTCCTTCACGAACTGATGACCGCGAAGTCCCGCGTTCACAGATTGGAGATTTCCTTATGA